The following coding sequences are from one uncultured Cohaesibacter sp. window:
- a CDS encoding ribulokinase, which produces MSATGDSCVLGLDFGSDSVRAVVVRVADGEELSSAVANYPRWAEGKFCDPARQQFRQHPSDYLESMAAAVREALSALEKQPNVVGIGVDTTGSSPMPVTADGTALALKDGFSTDPDAMCILWKDHTSVKEAQEINELCHSGKFPDYTKYVGGIYSSEWYWAKILNIGRSNPTVFRAAANWVELCDWIPAVLSGITDASKIVRSRCAAGHKALWHPEFGGLPSRDWLLALDPCLGNLASPLFSETKTSDQVAGTLSSDWAGRFGLSTGIPVAVGAFDCHMGAVGAGIEPYSLVRVMGTSTCDILVAPPEEVKDTLVSGICGQVPGSVLPDFTGFEAGQSSFGDVFAWFERLLNWGRSTRGKAGSLLPELEKEAALLPPGGYGERALDWLNGRRTPDADQTVKAILAGLHLGSTAPSIYRALIEATAYGSRAIVERFEEQGVPVKSIVAIGGIARKSDFISQVCADVMNRKVDVVLSDQACARGAAIFAATAAGAYEDIHKAKASMLSPIEKSFEPDPEMHKLYNAIYEDYKRIGAFAGELAKS; this is translated from the coding sequence ATGAGTGCAACTGGTGATAGCTGTGTTCTTGGTCTCGACTTCGGGTCTGATAGTGTCCGCGCCGTTGTCGTTCGAGTCGCAGATGGAGAAGAACTTTCCTCTGCTGTTGCTAATTATCCGCGCTGGGCAGAAGGGAAATTCTGTGATCCGGCGCGCCAGCAGTTTCGTCAGCATCCATCCGACTATCTCGAATCAATGGCAGCGGCCGTCCGTGAAGCGCTTTCAGCGCTGGAAAAACAGCCAAATGTGGTCGGCATCGGCGTTGATACAACGGGGTCTTCCCCAATGCCGGTTACGGCAGATGGTACGGCTCTGGCGCTGAAAGACGGTTTCTCGACAGATCCGGATGCCATGTGCATTCTCTGGAAAGATCATACCTCCGTAAAAGAAGCTCAGGAAATCAACGAGCTCTGCCATTCCGGCAAGTTCCCGGACTATACCAAATATGTCGGCGGTATTTATTCTTCCGAATGGTACTGGGCGAAAATTCTGAATATTGGCCGCTCCAACCCAACCGTTTTCCGCGCTGCTGCAAACTGGGTCGAATTGTGCGACTGGATTCCCGCTGTGCTATCGGGCATCACAGATGCTTCCAAGATTGTTCGGTCTCGCTGCGCCGCTGGTCACAAGGCTTTGTGGCATCCGGAATTTGGCGGCCTGCCGAGCCGCGACTGGCTTTTGGCTCTCGATCCTTGCCTGGGCAATCTGGCCTCTCCTTTGTTCAGTGAAACAAAGACCAGCGATCAGGTCGCCGGTACCCTTTCCTCCGACTGGGCTGGCCGGTTTGGCCTTAGCACAGGAATCCCTGTTGCCGTTGGTGCTTTTGACTGCCATATGGGCGCTGTTGGTGCTGGTATCGAGCCATATTCTCTGGTTCGCGTTATGGGCACGTCAACATGCGATATTCTTGTGGCTCCTCCAGAAGAGGTGAAGGATACGCTTGTTAGCGGGATTTGCGGTCAGGTGCCGGGTAGTGTATTGCCTGATTTTACCGGTTTTGAAGCGGGACAATCTTCCTTCGGTGATGTTTTCGCATGGTTTGAACGCCTGCTGAATTGGGGGCGCAGCACGCGCGGCAAGGCAGGGTCCTTGTTGCCTGAACTTGAAAAAGAAGCCGCTTTGCTTCCTCCTGGTGGATATGGTGAGCGTGCGCTGGACTGGCTGAACGGTCGCCGTACGCCTGATGCGGACCAGACGGTGAAGGCCATCTTGGCTGGTCTGCATTTGGGATCAACCGCACCTTCCATCTATCGGGCACTCATTGAGGCAACCGCTTATGGTTCTCGCGCCATTGTCGAGCGTTTCGAAGAGCAGGGTGTTCCGGTAAAGAGCATTGTCGCAATTGGCGGTATCGCTCGCAAATCCGACTTCATTTCTCAGGTTTGCGCTGATGTCATGAACCGCAAGGTTGATGTGGTATTGTCAGATCAGGCTTGTGCGCGCGGTGCGGCTATCTTTGCGGCCACGGCAGCAGGGGCTTATGAGGATATCCATAAAGCCAAGGCTTCCATGCTCAGTCCGATCGAGAAAAGCTTTGAGCCAGATCCTGAAATGCACAAACTCTATAATGCGATTTATGAGGATTACAAGCGCATTGGCGCCTTTGCCGGAGAGCTTGCTAAAAGCTGA